Proteins from a single region of Verrucomicrobiota bacterium:
- a CDS encoding Uma2 family endonuclease, with amino-acid sequence MTWEDVCADPSLRDLPFKIELNRLNQIVMSPSHPRHSRLQSKIARILGDLLSGGEAIVELAVDTEDSTKVPDVVWASREMIDRHSSDVAWVRAPEICVEVLSPANTVQEIAQKRALYFERGALEVWVCSWDGRMTFYGPEGELKGSTLCPMFPDTIVL; translated from the coding sequence TTGACCTGGGAAGACGTGTGCGCTGACCCGAGCCTGCGCGACCTTCCTTTTAAGATCGAGCTCAATCGGCTTAATCAGATTGTGATGTCTCCGTCTCATCCGCGCCACAGCCGGCTTCAGAGCAAGATTGCGCGGATCCTCGGGGATCTGCTGAGCGGCGGCGAGGCGATCGTAGAGCTTGCGGTTGACACCGAGGACAGCACGAAGGTTCCCGACGTGGTCTGGGCTTCCCGGGAGATGATCGATCGCCACAGCAGCGACGTGGCCTGGGTGAGAGCACCTGAGATCTGTGTGGAAGTCTTGTCGCCGGCCAATACCGTTCAGGAGATCGCGCAGAAGCGGGCCCTTTATTTCGAGCGCGGTGCACTTGAGGTGTGGGTTTGTTCCTGGGACGGCCGGATGACTTTCTACGGTCCGGAGGGAGAGCTGAAGGGATCAACGCTTTGCCCGATGTTTCCGGATACGATCGTGCTTTAG
- the nhaA gene encoding Na+/H+ antiporter NhaA encodes MVWPLFEFIELESAGALTLVVAATMALAWANSPWSDVYQRVWGTTLSLHLGGFALHGSLAHAINDGLMAVFFLLVGLEIKRELVEGRLSGIRKAVLPAAAALGGMVVPALVYAVFSAGAGSSNAGRGWGVPMATDIAFSLGVLALLGSHRVPIALKVFLTALAIIDDLGAVLAIAIFYRAHLSWPALAVAAGTFALLLALNRLGVRRLAPYLLIGLVLWLAVLRSGIHSTVAGVLLALAVPLRVKPPLGAASLPESAYGQNPTPLHRLERTLHPFVSFLILPLFALANAGLAMHGPILLSRLASPVSLGTIAGLFLGKPAGILGACWLATKLGVAECPAGVNWRQLRAVACLGGIGFTMSLFISNLAFPGGPELVEQAKAGIIFGSLASAITGLSLSCRAPRRTGRPPQTRLRA; translated from the coding sequence TTGGTGTGGCCCCTGTTTGAATTCATCGAACTGGAGTCGGCGGGTGCTTTGACGCTGGTCGTCGCAGCAACAATGGCTCTGGCGTGGGCCAACTCACCCTGGAGCGACGTTTACCAGCGGGTTTGGGGCACCACGCTCAGCCTTCACCTCGGCGGATTCGCCCTGCATGGGTCATTGGCCCACGCGATAAATGACGGTTTGATGGCGGTCTTTTTCCTGCTGGTTGGCCTGGAGATCAAGCGCGAGCTGGTTGAGGGCCGGCTGTCCGGTATTCGAAAAGCCGTCTTACCCGCGGCCGCCGCGCTCGGCGGCATGGTTGTCCCTGCGCTTGTTTACGCCGTTTTTAGCGCCGGTGCCGGCAGTAGTAATGCGGGGCGCGGCTGGGGCGTGCCGATGGCGACGGACATCGCCTTCTCGCTGGGGGTGCTCGCGCTCCTCGGTTCGCACCGGGTGCCGATTGCGCTCAAGGTGTTCTTGACGGCGCTGGCCATCATCGACGATCTGGGTGCGGTCCTGGCCATCGCGATCTTCTACCGTGCCCACCTTTCGTGGCCGGCCCTGGCGGTCGCGGCCGGAACGTTCGCTTTGTTGCTCGCGCTCAACCGCCTGGGGGTACGCCGCCTGGCGCCTTACCTGCTCATCGGCCTGGTTCTCTGGCTGGCAGTGCTCAGATCGGGGATACACTCCACCGTGGCAGGCGTCCTGCTCGCCCTCGCAGTGCCGCTACGCGTCAAACCGCCCCTTGGCGCAGCATCTCTCCCGGAAAGCGCGTACGGACAGAACCCAACGCCGCTTCACCGTCTGGAACGCACGCTTCACCCCTTCGTCAGCTTCCTAATCCTGCCGCTATTCGCCCTGGCCAACGCCGGCCTTGCAATGCACGGCCCGATCCTCCTTTCCCGGCTCGCTAGTCCGGTTTCGCTCGGAACCATCGCGGGGCTGTTCCTGGGCAAGCCGGCCGGTATCCTCGGGGCATGCTGGCTGGCCACAAAGCTGGGCGTCGCCGAATGCCCGGCCGGAGTCAACTGGCGTCAGTTGCGCGCAGTTGCTTGCCTCGGAGGCATCGGCTTCACCATGTCCTTGTTCATCTCCAACCTGGCGTTCCCGGGCGGTCCGGAACTCGTGGAACAGGCAAAGGCCGGAATCATCTTCGGCTCGCTGGCTTCCGCAATCACGGGCCTGAGCCTGTCCTGCCGCGCACCGAGGCGCACCGGCCGTCCACCACAGACCCGTTTGCGCGCCTGA
- a CDS encoding sulfonate ABC transporter substrate-binding protein, with protein MSPFNNLYRRALIGVLLLMLTAAVIPSKAEFDSKLFRIGYQKAANTLVLLKAHDALTKRLQPLGVEVAWSEFTAGPQLMEGLNAGAVDFGYVGEVPPIFALAAGANFVYVAYELPTPEAEGILVDKNSPIHTLAELKGKRVAFNKGSDVHWLVIRALQDVGLTYRDILPAYLTPADARAAFQRGAIDAWAIWDPFFVAAQKQLGARVLTNAAGIVNRYQYFLSARPYAEKRPDVLKIVLEEAGNIGRWVRQNYPSAAAELAPVQGLSPDVIEAGLRHYQHIYKPIDGAVLADQQRIADAFYELKLIPKKISVRDAMLPANLQGEMSAPSPASRP; from the coding sequence ATGAGCCCGTTCAATAACCTATACCGGCGCGCCTTGATCGGCGTGCTCCTGCTGATGCTGACGGCGGCGGTGATTCCCTCGAAGGCGGAATTTGACTCAAAGCTCTTTCGCATCGGGTACCAAAAGGCCGCCAACACGCTGGTGCTGCTCAAAGCCCATGACGCGTTGACGAAGCGTTTGCAGCCGCTGGGGGTTGAAGTGGCCTGGTCGGAATTCACCGCCGGTCCCCAGTTGATGGAAGGCTTAAACGCCGGCGCCGTCGATTTCGGTTACGTCGGCGAAGTGCCCCCGATCTTTGCGCTGGCGGCAGGGGCAAACTTCGTCTACGTCGCCTACGAACTGCCCACCCCGGAAGCCGAAGGAATTTTGGTCGACAAAAACTCGCCGATTCACACCCTTGCCGAATTGAAAGGTAAAAGGGTGGCGTTCAACAAAGGGTCGGACGTTCACTGGCTGGTTATCCGCGCTTTGCAGGATGTGGGTCTCACTTACCGCGATATCCTGCCTGCATATCTGACGCCGGCGGATGCCCGTGCCGCTTTCCAGCGCGGCGCGATCGACGCCTGGGCGATTTGGGACCCCTTCTTCGTCGCGGCGCAAAAGCAACTTGGCGCCCGCGTCCTGACCAACGCCGCGGGAATCGTGAACCGGTACCAATATTTTCTAAGCGCACGTCCGTACGCGGAGAAACGGCCTGACGTGCTCAAGATCGTCCTCGAAGAAGCCGGCAACATCGGCCGATGGGTACGGCAAAACTACCCGTCCGCAGCCGCCGAATTGGCACCGGTCCAGGGATTGTCGCCTGACGTGATTGAAGCCGGGCTCCGGCACTACCAGCACATCTACAAACCGATTGATGGCGCCGTGTTGGCGGACCAGCAGAGAATCGCTGACGCCTTTTACGAACTAAAATTGATTCCGAAGAAGATCTCGGTGCGCGATGCCATGCTGCCTGCCAATCTCCAAGGTGAAATGAGTGCGCCTTCACCTGCCTCAAGGCCTTGA
- a CDS encoding ABC transporter ATP-binding protein, with product MSATIITPFAEHETRVSRAPSSKALLRVENVSKSFGANTALHPVSLEIGRGEVVAIVGRSGSGKSTLLRLVAGLEKPSSGRILIEDEPLGAGINPRARLMFQDAALLPWLSVLENVLLATPRGPDRRPIAREALEHVGLGAREREWPLVLSGGQRQRVALARALASAAELILFDEPLGALDALTRLEMQNLIERLWLESRFSAVLVTHDVEEAVTLADRVLVMEGGKLTFETAVELERPRTRSGRAFIGLKEKVLAEVMRS from the coding sequence ATGAGTGCTACCATCATCACACCATTTGCAGAACACGAGACCAGAGTTAGTCGGGCGCCTTCTTCAAAGGCGTTGCTTAGGGTTGAAAACGTCTCCAAAAGCTTCGGAGCCAACACGGCGTTGCACCCCGTGAGCCTCGAGATCGGTCGTGGCGAAGTGGTCGCCATCGTCGGGCGAAGCGGCAGCGGGAAATCGACCTTGCTGCGCTTGGTCGCCGGGCTGGAGAAGCCGAGTTCCGGACGTATCCTCATCGAGGATGAACCGTTGGGAGCCGGCATCAATCCGCGTGCCCGGCTGATGTTCCAGGACGCCGCGCTGCTGCCGTGGTTATCGGTCCTTGAAAACGTCCTGCTGGCCACGCCCCGGGGACCGGATCGACGCCCGATTGCCCGCGAAGCCCTCGAACACGTCGGACTCGGTGCGCGGGAACGCGAGTGGCCGCTGGTTTTGTCGGGTGGCCAGCGCCAACGGGTGGCCCTGGCGCGCGCCTTGGCGAGCGCAGCGGAACTCATCCTCTTTGACGAACCCTTGGGGGCCCTGGACGCACTCACCCGGCTGGAGATGCAAAACCTCATCGAACGGCTTTGGCTGGAAAGCCGGTTCTCGGCCGTGCTCGTGACCCACGACGTGGAGGAAGCCGTCACGTTGGCGGACCGGGTGCTGGTCATGGAGGGGGGCAAACTGACCTTCGAAACGGCCGTGGAACTTGAGCGGCCTCGCACGCGATCGGGCCGGGCTTTCATCGGCCTCAAGGAAAAGGTGCTGGCAGAGGTCATGCGAAGCTGA
- the ssuC gene encoding aliphatic sulfonate ABC transporter permease SsuC, with product MTASRSKRSNPLLRFAPGPFVPWILPLMFLSLWQLASSLGWLPPRVLPSPLSVCQAGWHLTQTGELPLHLFESFRRALLGFAIGGGLGFFLGLINGLSRLSYRLLDSSLQMVRNVPHLALIPLVILWFGIGESAKLFLIVLGVFFPVYLNTAHGVRSVEPRLVEMGRSYGLSRFDLLRKVILPGALPSILIGVRYALGITWLTLIVAETIASDNGIGYMTMNARDFLQTDVMLLGILLYALLGKLADTLTRLLERYLLRWNPAYRTA from the coding sequence ATGACTGCGTCCCGAAGTAAACGATCCAACCCATTGCTCCGCTTTGCGCCGGGTCCATTTGTACCGTGGATTTTGCCGTTAATGTTTCTGTCGCTCTGGCAGTTGGCGTCTTCGTTGGGATGGCTGCCGCCGCGGGTTCTGCCCTCCCCCCTGAGCGTTTGCCAGGCGGGTTGGCACCTGACGCAGACCGGCGAACTGCCGTTACACCTCTTCGAGAGCTTTCGTCGCGCCCTTCTTGGTTTTGCCATCGGCGGCGGGCTTGGCTTTTTCCTCGGCCTGATTAACGGCCTGTCGCGGCTCTCCTACCGGCTGCTCGATTCGTCGTTGCAGATGGTCCGGAACGTGCCGCACCTCGCGCTGATCCCGTTGGTGATCTTGTGGTTCGGCATCGGTGAATCGGCGAAACTTTTTCTTATCGTGCTCGGCGTCTTTTTCCCCGTCTACCTCAACACGGCCCACGGCGTCCGTTCCGTTGAACCGCGCCTGGTTGAGATGGGGCGCAGCTACGGCCTGTCCAGGTTTGATTTGCTCCGCAAAGTCATCCTGCCGGGTGCCCTGCCGTCGATTCTGATCGGGGTGCGTTATGCGCTGGGTATTACCTGGTTGACGCTCATCGTCGCCGAAACCATCGCCTCCGACAACGGCATCGGCTACATGACGATGAACGCGCGCGATTTTCTGCAAACCGACGTCATGCTCCTGGGCATCCTGCTCTACGCCCTCCTGGGCAAGCTGGCTGACACGCTAACCCGCCTGTTGGAACGTTACCTCCTTCGTTGGAATCCTGCCTACCGGACTGCCTAA
- the ssuD gene encoding FMNH2-dependent alkanesulfonate monooxygenase, giving the protein MKVFWFIPTHGDGRYLGTAEGGRILDFDYLRQVATAADAQGFYGVLLPTGRSCEDAWVVASSLIPETRRLRFLVAVRPGLISPTLAARMSATFDRLSGGRLLINVVTGGDPVELAGDGVFLEHDGRYEVTDEFLSIWRGILSRNPDPIDFDGRHLHVRGASALIPPLQRPYPPLYFGGSSAAGIEVAAKHVDVYLTWGEPPAQVAAKVATVRAAAAKAGRTLRFGIRLHVIVRESDDEAWAAADRLVSRLDAATIEKAQKTLARQDSHGQKRMLALHGPGGPRTSRAALEISPNLWAGVGLVRGGAGTALVGSAETVASRMREYHALGIENFILSGYPHLEEAYRVAELLLPRLPLRHTEAPGTKRLTLQGEIMANDVIPAALTSAS; this is encoded by the coding sequence ATGAAAGTTTTCTGGTTCATTCCTACGCATGGAGACGGCCGTTACCTTGGCACCGCCGAGGGCGGCCGCATCCTGGATTTCGATTACCTTCGCCAGGTCGCGACTGCGGCGGACGCGCAAGGCTTTTACGGCGTACTCCTGCCGACCGGCCGGTCGTGCGAGGATGCGTGGGTCGTTGCGTCGAGCCTGATCCCGGAAACCCGCCGTTTACGCTTCCTGGTGGCCGTGCGGCCCGGGCTGATTTCGCCCACCCTGGCTGCGCGCATGAGCGCCACGTTTGACCGCCTCAGCGGCGGCCGTTTGCTGATCAACGTCGTCACCGGCGGCGACCCGGTCGAACTGGCTGGCGACGGCGTTTTCCTCGAACACGACGGGCGTTACGAGGTCACCGACGAATTTCTGTCGATCTGGCGCGGCATCCTGTCGCGTAACCCTGACCCGATCGATTTCGATGGCAGGCACCTGCACGTTCGCGGTGCGAGTGCGCTGATCCCGCCCTTGCAGCGTCCTTATCCGCCGCTCTATTTCGGCGGTTCGTCGGCGGCGGGCATTGAGGTCGCCGCCAAACACGTGGACGTGTACCTGACCTGGGGCGAGCCCCCGGCCCAGGTCGCCGCAAAAGTTGCGACCGTGCGCGCCGCTGCGGCCAAGGCGGGACGCACCCTGCGGTTCGGCATCCGTCTGCACGTCATCGTTCGCGAATCCGATGACGAAGCGTGGGCCGCCGCCGATCGCCTGGTCAGCCGCCTGGACGCGGCCACCATCGAAAAGGCACAGAAAACGCTGGCCCGGCAAGACTCGCACGGCCAGAAACGCATGCTCGCCCTTCACGGTCCGGGCGGCCCCAGGACGTCGCGGGCAGCGCTTGAGATCAGCCCGAACCTGTGGGCCGGCGTCGGGCTGGTCCGCGGCGGTGCCGGCACGGCGCTGGTCGGCAGCGCCGAGACGGTGGCGTCCCGGATGCGCGAGTATCACGCACTGGGCATCGAAAATTTCATTCTGTCCGGGTACCCGCACCTGGAGGAAGCCTACCGGGTGGCAGAACTGCTGTTGCCGCGTTTGCCGCTGCGCCACACCGAAGCACCGGGAACCAAAAGGTTAACCTTGCAAGGCGAGATCATGGCCAACGACGTGATACCGGCCGCCCTCACCTCTGCATCCTGA